One Rhipicephalus microplus isolate Deutch F79 chromosome 4, USDA_Rmic, whole genome shotgun sequence genomic window carries:
- the LOC119172619 gene encoding uridine phosphorylase 1-like, translating into MADVSSLEVPTHWKSTIALPQRSDQDSNNIVKLQNPNLKNIKGDNLYHLALSTATHNHKEMFGDVKFVCMGGTPSRMQRFTQFVKKGLGIHLPTGAELYDISEASHRYCMYKIGPVLSVSHGMGSPSLSIVMHELLKLLHYSQCTQDVVMLRLGTCGGIGVPSGSVVVSTAVMNGLLQEELEVFVLGECVRRFCVLDGDLVRELVDVGNRFLPAMNIVRGKTLSTDDFYEGQGRLDGAFCTYTEKSKHQFMEKLRSMGVRNIEMEAAQFAAMCHFAGLKGGVVCVALLDRLEGDQVDVPDYDMIEWQERPQELALQFIRNRLGLPPKTNKYLV; encoded by the exons GCCTCAGAGGAGTGACCAGGACTCGAACAACATTGTGAAGCTGCAAAACCCCAACTTGAAGAACATCAAAGGGGACAACTTGTACCACCTGGCGCTGTCCACAGCCACACATAACCATAAGGAGATGTTCGGCGACGTCAAG TTTGTGTGCATGGGCGGCACGCCGTCACGCATGCAACGCTTCACCCAGTTCGTCAAGAAGGGTCTGGGCATCCATTTGCCGACTGGCGCTGAACTTTACGACATCAGCGAAGCCTCGCACCGCTACTGTATGTACAAAATCGGACCTGTGCTTTCTGTCAGC CACGGCATGGGCTCTCCTTCTCTCTCCATTGTGATGCACGAGCTCTTGAAGCTGCTGCATTACTCCCAGTGCACACAGGACGTGGTCATGCTGCGCCTTGGCACTTGCGGAGGCATTG GGGTTCCATCTGGGTCGGTCGTTGTCAGCACTGCTGTCATGAACGGTTTGTTGCAAGAGGAGCTGGAAGTC TTCGTTCTAGGAGAGTGCGTGAGGCGCTTCTGCGTTCTGGACGGTGATCTAGTACGCGAGCTTGTGGACGTGGGCAACCGTTTTTTGCCTGCTATGAATATCGTGCGTGGCAAGACGCTGTCCACTGATGATTTTTACGAAG GCCAAGGCCGACTGGACGGCGCGTTTTGCACTTACACGGAGAAGTCCAAGCACCAGTTCATGGAAAAGCTCCGGTCTATGGGCGTTCGCAACATCGAGATGGAGGCTGCCCAGTTTGCAGCCATGTGTCACTTCGCCGGCCTCAAAG GAGGCGTGGTTTGCGTAGCGCTCCTGGACCGTCTCGAGGGGGATCAGGTAGACGTGCCCGACTACGACATGATAGAGTGGCAGGAACGGCCGCAGGAGCTCGCCCTCCAGTTCATCCGCAACAGGTTGGGCCTTCCTCCGAAGACGAATAAATACTTGGTCTGA